The genomic window GAAAACCTGGGTGTTCTTGATAATCTGAGCAAGACTACACCCCCAGGCATCCCTCCTCCTCCCAGTTCTTCTCCGAGGAATGAGAGGATCCAGTCCTCCATTGCCAAGTCTGGGAACGAGTATGACGCTCTTCTTCagaacaacaataataatattgttgcTATCCTCAATAATACCCAGGATGAGCCTCCTCCGGATGAGCCGAAGCCCCAACTGCAGCCTCCCCCTTCCTCGATATTGAAGCTGATGAATAGTGAAGATattggtggtggtggtggtgttTTAGGTAGTGGGTGTGTAGGGATGTCCTTGATGGGAGAAGAGTCTCCTGCCGAGAAACTTGCCTCCTCTCTTCTCCAATTCCACCATCATGCCCAGCAGCAGCAGCTCAATCATCATGTCCAACAACAGCAACAATCATTTTTAGCCAATAGTCCTTCCTCCCTCCTCCCTGCTCCAACTCGTCTTCCTAGGGGATACAAACCCTTTGTCAAGTGCCGCCTCTGCGGAAAAGCATGGAAGGGAAAGGATAACTTCTTCACTCACCTAGTTTCAActcactttaaatatttatgggcTAATGAAGTTCCGAGACACGCAGAGATGTTTCATTGTAAAGTTCAAGACTGTAATTACCAAAGTAAATATCGCTATAATTTCCTATTTCACTTGGCTGGTAAGCATAAGCAACTGAAACAAAAGCTGGCCGATGAGGGTGTTCCTCTAGAAGTTCTTACTCCCCTGGAAACGGATGGCTCTGAATTTGAGACTCCACTAGACTCTCCGGAAAGTATTCGGAATAAATTGCTCAACTCTGCACTCAACTCCTCTTCCTCCtctccttcttcctcttcatgCTTCTCGAATGGCGCCATTCCAACGGAGAGCAACACAAAGCTCGTATGTAGGGTCTGCTCTAAAGTCTCACTTAATCATACTTGCCATAGACAGCACGTTGTGGGAAAGCATTTCCAACACTTTTGGGCACATCATGTTGCAGACTCGATGGGCATCTTCAATTGTCCTCATCACGACTGTCCTTACAAAACACCTAATCGCTCTGTCTTCGTCATTCATTTAGCCTATGTTCACCAGGAACTCAAGCTCAAAATTGCAGAGAGTGGCCAAGATCCCACCATCATACTCCCTGACGTCTTTGGAAAGAGGAAGTATCGTCGAAGCTCATTTGGATTTGGTGGGCCGTCTCTTCCTGCCTTAACTAGGGCTCCCATGAATTTAACCATGGCAGCCATGGTTGAAGCTGCAAATGCTGTTCGTCTTGCTGCAGCCGTATCAGCAGCTCAGTCTGCCACAGCAAATCGATCTGAGGCGGAAATCACAACGAGTTCAATggaaagaaacaataacaacactagtaacaataataatagcATAGGCAGCGATCACTCACCTCCTCCACCCATTATTCCTACGAGTTCAACTCCTTCCTCCTCAAAGAATCGCCTCATTGGCTATAAATGTGTCCTTTGCAGGGCAGAGTTCTCGCGCTCAAGAAACGTGATTGAGCATTTATCCCTATCACACTTCCTAGAGCTATGGGAAAGCGGTCCTTTGGCTCTTCAATCCTCCTCTAGTTCCTACTCTTGTAAGGACTGTGATTTCGAAACTGGATCCAAAACCACCTACGTCTCGCACCTCACTACGGCACATGATGGTCTCAAGTACCTTTTGGACATGAGGGATATGAAAATCGGGGTTATGTACGAGAGTGTTTTTGGCTCTGAGGAAGAGGAAGAACATTTAGAAGAGGATGAAATGATGATTTCCGGAGATATTGAGGAGCCCATTGACGAAGAAATGgatgatgaagaagaatttGAAGAGGATGTGGACAGCATTCTCTCCTTTAATTAATCCTTGAATCAATCcacaatcaattaattattacacaCTCACACACGTATACAATTCCAATTCCTTGTCAGAATTAGATAAATGATATGTTGTTGTCTTTGTCGTTTCTTCAGCTCACCCACCAACCATcactttctctctctctctctctcatcaAAGTCCAAACCATCTtttgtttctattatttttttaatagtatataatacataattgagTTTGTTTCTTGTGTTTTTGTACAACCAGTCGTAGAAATTACATACAATGACAATGAGGGcaaagataattattaatgatttgaTTCCTTTCTCTTACAAAAGAATCCCCCCTTCGTCATTATCGAAAGCAAACtagaaataaacaattattattatttaatatattataagccATTCCTATGTTATTATAATCTGTTAGAatacgttattattatttaatttctgtgcTCACTTTTTCGtagtattttttcctatttttcaaTGTGATCCTTATTATTcttactatattattttttgggtccAATCAATatcattcattaaatattcttattaatattaattattatgataactCCTACAACTATCTCTATTATTCAACAAAAGATtactatatttttcatatctatCTCTGCTGGATATAttgttaccaaaaaaaaattcgtaaaaaataaataatacaaatatttttcacagaaataaatattaattatttccattatGAAGGAGCTGATTCAGTTCCTTTTCCATAggatttacaatataaaaaataactaataatgtaTACATTAAAGATACTAAATAGGTCATTTAGAGTATAGTATACACtatagatatattattgaaaaataaacgaGAGTTGTgggttaaaatattattcactgatttgttttaaattagcaatttgattatttttcttattattattttgcacaTGCTGATAATGTACATGAAGCGTGAGCTGAGGGagactattatttattaataaatagctAAAGAGCTTCTtctggaagaaaataaatacagggTCATGTTTGAAAATAGGCGGGAGGagaggaaaggttgtgtaaGAAAAGAGTCGAATTCTtgcgatttttttatattaaataaataacaatgttttACGTAGTGGTTGTGTAAGTCCTTATATATTTAGTCCTGTCCAGGCTTAGGACTACAAGTACTAGAACtgacttaaaaaaagaatatatcaaGTTGAGGGACGCCATCAAGGAATGAACTTGGGATATGAGTgtagtcttaaataaggaccgtCTCAACACTAGTTCTACATGTTTCTAGGATACTTTGCCGAAAATAGAATCAATATATTTCATGGGGATAAATGttgcaatactatgtaattatctaCTAGACTAATCCAATTTCAAACCAATCTTTATAATTATAGGGTCTGAGGCAGCCATTTTGAGTACCTATTTACTTATAAGTTAATGTAAATTATTGGTAGATACAAGTCGAGGATTACCATGTCTTGTGTCGCATTTGGTTGCAAAAACAAGTATGCTGCTGGCAATTCAATTTCATATCATCGTTTACCGACCCAGGATCCAGAGAGGTGCAGACAATGTGTAAGGAATCTCTAGCGATATGATTTTACTCCCAAAAACTTTTCCTGAATTTGTTCGGAACATTTTACTCCAGAATCCTGCATTGTAAGGCTGAGAGAAAATGCTGTGCCTACTCTATTCAAAGCATTCCCGTCTCGCCTTCAAGAAGAAGTTGCAAGAGCTCTTCGAAAACGCAAATCTCCTACAAGGAGGTCCTCTTCTCCACCTAAAATGGTCAAACCATCTCCTGGACTCGAGATATATCCTTCCCACTTTGAGGCTACGGAAAATGTGCAATTGGATCATCCCTATTCTCTCCCATCAGCTCAAGTCATTAAGGAGAAGCTACAATCGCAAACGAATATGATTTTCGAGCTTGCAGACCGTTCTAAAAAATACAGATGTCAACGGAATACAATCTCCAAGAAGTTAGGAAACTTGGTTGACGTTCTAAAAGACCTGAGGTCAAAGAGAATGCTACCAGAAAATTCTGAAGGAAGTTTCGACTTCATTTGAAGATTTGATCGACTATTTGATTCCACCAACAGCCGAAATCCTTTGTCCAAAGGATTCAAATCTCTTCTTAGTATGAAGTCTTTTGGAAAccatttattgaagaaatgcTATCGTATATGAAAGAATTGAAGGATGAATCTGGCAATCCATTGGTCAAAACGAAGAAAAGAACAGCTTTTGTTGGATTTATGACATCCATAACTTCAATTACTGCCATATTCGATTCGAAATGATGAAGTGTCTTTTAACGTACAAACTATCGTAGGTAGATATCTATCAGGAGCCAACTGGCAGCCCTGGTTAGATTAGGCCCTGTGACTGGCGCTGTTTTATTGGTTCGCTTTGTTCcggtatttaaattaaatatattttcctttttataataccCGGTACGGTCGGCTCAtcctatttatacatattaatttcactttaaactctaattatttttcagaatcATATCGAATTATTCTTCTGTGTCATACGATCGCATTTAGGGAATAATAATAACCCAATTTGTCCAATGTTTTCCTCCATTTATAAGCGGCTATTAGTTAGACATCATGTTTCCGACGGCGAAGGCAATTGCATAAGACTCGATGATACTGTTGCACTCTTCACTACATCAAAGAACAAGAGGACAGAATCAGAAGTCATATCATACCTGGATGATGAAGATTTATCCCTGATTAAGAAATATGGCCTAgaagaaaaacatttacttGTCCAAGACCGCAACTATTGCGATGTGCCTCCTTTTGTGAAAAGCCTTACACAATTCAAAGAATGCGTGGTTGCTTACATCAGTGGATATGTAGTAAGGTCAATATCCAAGTACTTAGTATCCCCTGAGTGCTTAGAAGCTCTTTACTGTAATAATCCATGTAACTACCGCAATTCTTTAATTGCGAGGAAATCCAATGGAGGTCTCCTTTATCCATCAAAAAGTGTATGGGCAATATGTATAGAAACTGAAAAATGTCTATAGAGACTTAAAATTGAAGGAGTTCTCAAAACCAAAGCTACTCCGATACAAAACACTATTACCATCCGTGTAAAACATATATGCAATTATAAATCCTAGATATTTAAGGAACTTGAATCTCATAGTCTTAACAGCTCACCATTAAATATCATGAAGCCAGCCTCATTTctgtgcatttaaaaaaaaattatacgaaaGTCTCTTTCGAAACATATTCTTTTTAAGAATCAATGATTCAATACTCTTAAATAtcatgtgtatattatatttcctaaaaataagtAGTCGCAAAGATTGTTGTAATGAAATGATTCTAGTTTAATGTTGGTTCTGATGCAACGTGGCTTCTCAAAGAACACTGACTTGATTGTATAACATTTATCATCAATGAGAAAGATAAGGTCACGGAGGAAGATGTAAGTGAGTGTAGACGCTGAACGTTGAAAGTGTAAGAGTGCTTTAACTAAAAGAAGGATTCCGATTATAGGCATTAACAGACGACAtagtacataaatgaattttgattaaaagGGCAAGGAATAGAACTTGAATATTATCCTTATCTTAAGCCTTGTACAGCTTTGAGAATATCGTTGTGCCTCCAATGTTCGAAGTGATAGAGAAGTCTCCTTTATATCTTCGTATACAAATTATAGGTACATAAGATGGCTGCCGACAGCTGACGGTTGACTCTCCTTTTCTTTGCCTATTGAGtatccagttattatataggtcaGTGGTCTGAGATGACCTCGTGATAGAGAAGTGTCGATCAGGATACGTAAGAGATCCAACACATTCAATCAAAACGATTGATTCATTCACAATgtccattgaatctcaatcattgattgatttattgacttattctcttctttaaacattttatttctttctcattTACTTATtgataaagttgataatattgtagagaaaaacgcgtgcaaggagaaggggaggaaaaagacttatggtatcattgtttaaaatactgatgtgattatcatctgcctgctttattatgacttttgagggtataacaaatgtatttattagcaaaatgtttaataaagatatactacgtataattgacttcgacgttttttatccgttacagtagttttgaaaacgtcacactccatgaagttgtaattcattatgaaccttattatcagaataatagctaatgaaacgaaaaagtagagtatttcgaaatatatttgaagttcaaagtttaaaaaagaaggcttaaattaaatataatctacatactaaaaaataaaccatcatacatttatgttaaatatacaatattaaacaattggaatcatataaccaataacaataaattatatatacagaatatttaaataatagattgatctaaataatattttcttgttctgacatcggaatccagttaaatatggcataactttaggttgcaagacacaagcgagacgtggagtttactcaaaaagataatcacccctcttcttcatgtggaagatgctatatacaattgtgcacaggatagatatatctctaccgatgagacctaactaattattaataataaagtaaatgtcaaaatcataaaattacacaataaatatactaataaaaaaaatgttagaaataaatccatctttaaaaatttagagcaaaagctaattatgttgtaatgtccggcgatattactccttattaagagcatcattgttgtgaccatttaaacagttatttctgccttttatgagttttctgaacactatttcttggagcctattaaccatagctaagccttaagtgataaaaaagtaatatttattgactatgtaatattggaaagcctaattatcatacccaagtcttaaagcgaagtaagtagtctcagataaactagttgcaaaccatccaaagctactaccccccgttgttgtgaccatttaagcagttgtttttgccctttactgagttgtgtatcataattcttgatatgtttagctaaaatagaataatattttatggttagatttaaaaaaaaattgtatacttactgtgagatagtacaaaattcagagttccatttcgatattcgtaaatacttttttactgataacttgatcgtcatttggtgtggatgactcaaaacatttttatatgtatttctataaatgacatcagtaccaacatccttcattaatttaatgatggttcttcgggaagggataggtttacccgtatatttctcaataaattttttgaacgtagatgattagcaatggataaggttatattacatgcaataagcatctttgtgagatcggagttaaagtctgactttatgtattcatcattaacttgatttcatacatgaatatccatactcttgatatgagatgaggataatgagggGCGTGttattctagacaggggactaaagtcacatttatatcgacaaatccgacaagccatctgtttctcatccggtaagtataaagttaaaaaaaaacatagcctttcatataaaatttaattttttggagaaaagtttgcaatttagaattttttgctaaaaattcaaaaactctttgctatttatatttaaaaaaatctagccCTCCCCCCTGCAAACCCTCCTGTAGTAACAATGAAAAGTTCCTTGATTCACGTAAAGCTCTTAAATCTACTCCCAACCTcgatgatattaaaaaaaaaccaaaaaaacatagGGTAGTCAGCCTTCTGTAATTCCTAGTTTGCAACGTCAAAAAAATCAAGAGCtaatcatagagataaaaaggATAGATAGGATGGGTCTTGTATCCTGGTCCGAAGTATCCGAGTGCAGTataagtaaaattgtatttttgaaaagatcCGAGATCCGGTATCTGAACTGGCTTCGTACTCAACCTTTTGcagatcttaaaaaagatttgatatactttttggatttaaaaaagctTGGATGTAGTATTTCTGTAACAGATCCTTGGATGCTCAGACAATTTGGCCTTAATCGATAGTTTTTGCTCTTTGAAGTGTGAATAAGTATAAATGAGTTGGTAAAgctttttcttagaaaatcaGTCCTTTCAAATTAAAGTTTGATACTCTCTCTCGTCATGTGTCCCTTTTCACTATtctcaaattaaaatgatatcatGTGCTCATTTTAAAACTAGCTGGACGATATTTGCTAACTTTATCCCAACGGGcttataattgaaacaaatttcttGGCGTAAAGACCGTATTctacttttaaatcaatttaactcTACATGTCTTCAGGGATTAACATCTTCATTGCACTTCTTGATTGTGTCATTTTATCTAAGTTATTGTGATGGAGATGGATAAAGGATGGATTTGAACATATTTgaattcaacttttttgagTCCAAGTGAAGTTTGACTCAGAATTCCGAGATCATTACTACTTTTTCCTTACCCCTGACTATTTTCTGAGGAGCCTCGCGGTTTATTAAACAgtactaaattataattatattacctTTAAGTTCCTCCCATTTTTCAACTAAAAACAGTACCAGTCTCATCCTTACTAGGGTTAACAGAAGAGCAATACAATACCCTTCTCCCGTGGCATTGCTCTGTCCCTCGCCCAGAAATGATTAATATAACCAAGGTAGTGCTTTTATCGGTCTAGCGGTTCTTGAACTGCACAAATAAAAGCACGACAAAGTCAACCCGAGACCGCCATATATTGCTTATcgtcggtctcggttcttgtgttTCTGctcctatatataatatacaaagaaaatacaatatatactataaaaaataaattaactttaatcaataagtcaatttttttgtttgtaattgcagcgttttacaattattttttatgtcaccAGGGCGATACAGTTGTATCCGAGTTCTAAATTGATAAAGGCTTCTTATgaatctggaaaagtggttttaggcaccagacggtgtaaataaaagaggaaaggGGTGAGGGAGACTATGGATCCAGATTTAATCCCCCCTAGTCTCCCCTTACGGttccactttgaaaaccattgtcttaaatCAAACTTAGTTTTCAGGGCACTTGCTTTTCAGGTGCATTTCCTGGACCTGAATTTTCTAGTGACGCCCCTGTTTTAAGCGTATGTTCCCAAGtggagcctgtataaaaaataaccgaAGATtggaaccgagaccgataaagcaGAAAGGAGACCAAatccgttgaaatgaaagaacctaGATCGGGACGGATAGAactgctgaacctgaaccgggcacaactTTGAATATCACTATTATGAGTATGTGCCTTTATCGTATGGAAATTTAAAATGagatgttaaatataaattttaaaaaatgtaaccttCATTTTGTTTAGGGCCCAACTTCTggtaaaatgcttataaaattcaaGACAAGTATCAGTTTTCGTTTCGAATCTGGATCttgaatatttacgtctaaaaaTCCGAACCGATGCGTATCCGAAAAAATGTGAATTTCTAGATAAGATGCATATAGTAAATATcaatttggggaggggggtgTACATCTCAGCTTAATtggatcaaaaagaaaaaaaaaaggatattctaATTCTCCACTAAGCATTCCATTGGGACTTCAATTCTAAAGCAGTCTAATATGGGCACATTAACGtcagtatatgtatttatttttaaactttaaaatgtaaagaaactATGTCTTGTTGATTAACtatacattcatttatttaaagcacatcaagcttttttatttaactttattcaaGTGTCGAAATTCTCTTTTGTTGCTTAGAGAAGTTTGAGATTAAGTCTGGCCTTGCAGTCGATAATAAGTATAAAACGGCAATACTACCAATGGGTAAGTGGACTCTGAAGTTTGAGTTTACATTACACGAGAAAGTTAAGAAGTTATTGGGATTAAGTGGGACAGACACGAAGTAACGTTAAGAAACTGGAATTCCCTTAAcaatttgatatatacaaaattaacagAGTGGATAAATTTTAACTTACAAATAAAAGATCAAGTTATATAGCACAAGTAATTCTATGGATATTGTATAAAACTACTTTGTCTCCGATAAAATCGGTGAGCATTCgattaaggagaaaaaaagttgacttgaaaagttattttataaatcaaacattCTGTcactaaaaaaaagcaaaaaataactTGGAGGTGGACTTGCCAAAACTTACAAAAAGATTCTTCTTAATTTAATTGTGAACCCAGATGTTGGTTGAAGATCTTGTATTTCCTCGAGTAGTGTCTTGAAGGGGATTTTGTTTGGAACGAAAAGGATAAATTCGCTGGTGGTTCAATTCTCTTCATCTATTTGGGGCAGCCTGTATAATTTTGTGGTTGAACGATGTGGACTTGACAATAGACGTATACATAAgaggtatttctttaaaaaaaacatgaaaatccGTTAAGCATGGAAAGGGAAGCGTTGGATAATAACGTAATTTCGATTCATGATGTAAAATGGAATGATATTTTCTCGAaaggaaggtttttttttcttttgcaaaggACAGCAGTAACACACTGAATGTTGACTCCTTGGCTTATGAAGAtgggttcatttaaaaaagtattaatcgAAGCCATCACGGTTGTGGAAAATATCTCCGTATTCTAAGTTTGAAGGACGATTGGACGAGCCATATAATGAATTCCACAAAAGGAATTGCAGATGGCAAGAAATTCACTGCCGAATTTTAAGTGGCTACGGGTTGTATACTATTTAATGATTATTGCAAAGATACTAAGGTATTCTATTCTGTTATTCATCCATTAGCTGAGTGTCCTTGTTTCTGTTATTGAGGAAGTTTGTTGAATGGAACTTAGAAGGTCATATAAGCATCGTGCCATGCCATATCTCGGGCATAATTCTTTTTGGGCTTCCGAAAAATAAGTTTGTTCCTTCCAAGAAGACTAAAGGAATTGATTTTGGCTATCTTAACAATCAGtcttatattgcaaaaaagttgATATAGAACTCaattcaatacataaaaattttgaatcacattatcaagatatttaatagacataaaaataggCAAATCCTGGATACTTAGTTTTAGATTTCTGACTTTTCTGggaattttatgtttttctttgttaatcttattttcaataaatgcttatttattgtatacatttttagtatAGTTTTGTAACTAAAGAGATCTTtgtctcatatatatatatatatcgttaGTAATACATCAATCACTCCAGATCTTGTATGGAATTGTTCACCACTTCTATAAAAACTGAAGAGtttcataaagaaatatataatcaaa from Lepeophtheirus salmonis chromosome 1, UVic_Lsal_1.4, whole genome shotgun sequence includes these protein-coding regions:
- the LOC121130242 gene encoding uncharacterized protein; translation: MSVRHETKVNHYFSPSEAHLTDFLSSVSNLYEENVFTDLKIIAADGVFTCHQIVLASCSSYIKNLIVSQGYVLCPCESLTIHLPDFNAVTLKNLLSILYTGKSLGNCSTDDVKSLISFLKIDIGRLEPSPLNVGSSNGGDPPPRLPSLRQTLSSSSPSQCCSDSGPNGRGSSSPMDGTAPPPPHSTFTASDSSPTRGEDEVLEVTPSIQSFMGNHFLAGEEELAAGAVGDGVEEDNISDEKDSSERYSCRLCGKSASNGASLFAHLLYPHYAHLWKDEVPHRAHRYECKHCTYVTTKRQHFIMHIARVHDELKNKLSVLGENLGVLDNLSKTTPPGIPPPPSSSPRNERIQSSIAKSGNEYDALLQNNNNNIVAILNNTQDEPPPDEPKPQLQPPPSSILKLMNSEDIGGGGGVLGSGCVGMSLMGEESPAEKLASSLLQFHHHAQQQQLNHHVQQQQQSFLANSPSSLLPAPTRLPRGYKPFVKCRLCGKAWKGKDNFFTHLVSTHFKYLWANEVPRHAEMFHCKVQDCNYQSKYRYNFLFHLAGKHKQLKQKLADEGVPLEVLTPLETDGSEFETPLDSPESIRNKLLNSALNSSSSSPSSSSCFSNGAIPTESNTKLVCRVCSKVSLNHTCHRQHVVGKHFQHFWAHHVADSMGIFNCPHHDCPYKTPNRSVFVIHLAYVHQELKLKIAESGQDPTIILPDVFGKRKYRRSSFGFGGPSLPALTRAPMNLTMAAMVEAANAVRLAAAVSAAQSATANRSEAEITTSSMERNNNNTSNNNNSIGSDHSPPPPIIPTSSTPSSSKNRLIGYKCVLCRAEFSRSRNVIEHLSLSHFLELWESGPLALQSSSSSYSCKDCDFETGSKTTYVSHLTTAHDGLKYLLDMRDMKIGVMYESVFGSEEEEEHLEEDEMMISGDIEEPIDEEMDDEEEFEEDVDSILSFN